One Bradysia coprophila strain Holo2 unplaced genomic scaffold, BU_Bcop_v1 contig_476, whole genome shotgun sequence genomic region harbors:
- the LOC119082547 gene encoding ficolin-1-like, producing the protein MNRILISALLVVGFIADSQAFREFSCEFKSDGIFEAKVEQSLLRLEEMPHTYFDDCDDALNKGFNKTGVYRIKPKASFRPFKVWCDMESDGGGWINIQTRFDGLVDFYRTWQEYRNGFGSVDSEHWLGNNYIHQITRNNDFELKIELTGFDEDEFATAKYSPFQIGTEDDKYRLNIGNFTGDGVITDSLSGHNGFMFTTKDNDNDIWPNNCADLAQGAWWYHRCYSSNLNGLWMSEERSKAVRGPQSNENVVGKIWSGAFNVGFYSLKSVEMKVRRIRS; encoded by the coding sequence atgaatcGAATTTTGATTAGTGCACTTCTTGTTGTTGGCTTCATTGCTGATAGCCAAGCGTTTAGAGAGTTCAGCTGTGAATTTAAAAGTGATGGCATATTCGAAGCGAAAGTGGAACAAAGCCTATTACGACTAGAAGAGATGCCGCATACATACTTCGATGACTGTGACGATGCACTCAATAAGGGATTTAACAAAACTGGAGTCTATCGCATTAAACCCAAAGCGTCTTTCAGACCGTTTAAAGTTTGGTGTGACATGGAATCAGACGGTGGTGGATGGATTAATATCCAAACAAGATTTGATGGGCTTGTTGATTTCTATCGAACTTGGCAGGAGTACCGAAACGGATTTGGTAGTGTAGATAGTGAACATTGGCTTGGTAATAATTACATTCATCAGATTACGCGAAATAACGACTTCGAACTGAAAATTGAGCTGACCGGCTTCGATGAAGACGAGTTTGCTACAGCCAAATATTCACCGTTTCAAATCGGCACTGAAGATGACAAATACAGACTGAATATTGGCAACTTTACCGGTGATGGAGTGATCACTGACTCTTTGTCAGGTCATAATGGTTTCATGTTCACAACGAAAGACAATGACAATGACATTTGGCCGAACAATTGTGCCGATCTTGCACAAGGTGCTTGGTGGTATCATAGGTGTTATTCATCAAATCTAAATGGTCTTTGGATGAGTGAAGAAAGGTCGAAGGCAGTTAGAGGACCGCagtcaaatgaaaatgtggttggaaaaatttggagTGGTGCGTTTAATGTTGGGTTTTATAGTTTGaaaagtgttgaaatgaaagtgAGAAGAATACGATCGTGA